In a genomic window of Vicia villosa cultivar HV-30 ecotype Madison, WI unplaced genomic scaffold, Vvil1.0 ctg.000073F_1_1, whole genome shotgun sequence:
- the LOC131623522 gene encoding glycine-rich RNA-binding protein 1-like isoform X1 → MASSDAEYRCFVGGLAWTTDSDGLNKAFSTFGEITDSKVIMDRETGRSRGFGFVTFAAEQSMRDAIEGMNGQDVDGRNITVNEAQSRGRGGGGGGGYGGGGGGGYGGGGGYNRNGGGGGGYGGGGGGYGGGGSGGYGGGRDRGYGGGGGDRYGGGGGGGDRYGGGGGGGGRYGGGGGGDRGYGGGGGGGYSRGGDGGSGGNWRD, encoded by the exons ATGGCTTCTTCTGATGCTGAGTACCGGTGCTTCGTCGGTGGCCTTGCCTGGACCACCGATAGCGATGGCCTCAACAAAGCGTTCTCTACTTTCGGTGAAATCACTGATTCCAAG GTTATTATGGATCGTGAGACTGGAAGGTCGAGAGGTTTTGGATTTGTGACGTTTGCTGCGGAGCAATCTATGAGAGATGCGATTGAAGGGATGAACGGTCAAGATGTTGATGGTCGTAATATTACTGTGAATGAAGCTCAGTCACGTGGTAGAGGTGGAGGAGGCGGTGGTGGATACGGTGGAGGAGGTGGTGGTGGTTATGGTGGTGGAGGTGGATACAACAGAAACGGTGGGGGTGGTGGAGGCTATGGCGGTGGAGGAGGTGGTTATGGTGGTGGCGGAAGTGGTGGATATGGTGGTGGAAGAGATCGTGGTTATGGAGGAGGTGGTGGTGATAGATATGGTGGcggaggtggtggtggtgataGATATGGCGGTGGAGGCGGTGGTGGGGGTAGATATGGTGGTGGAGGTGGTGGTGATAGAGGATATGGTGGTGGCGGCGGTGGTGGCTACTCTCGTGGTGGCGACGGGGGCAGTGGTGGAAACTGGAGGGACTAG
- the LOC131623522 gene encoding glycine-rich RNA-binding protein 1-like isoform X2: MDRETGRSRGFGFVTFAAEQSMRDAIEGMNGQDVDGRNITVNEAQSRGRGGGGGGGYGGGGGGGYGGGGGYNRNGGGGGGYGGGGGGYGGGGSGGYGGGRDRGYGGGGGDRYGGGGGGGDRYGGGGGGGGRYGGGGGGDRGYGGGGGGGYSRGGDGGSGGNWRD; encoded by the coding sequence ATGGATCGTGAGACTGGAAGGTCGAGAGGTTTTGGATTTGTGACGTTTGCTGCGGAGCAATCTATGAGAGATGCGATTGAAGGGATGAACGGTCAAGATGTTGATGGTCGTAATATTACTGTGAATGAAGCTCAGTCACGTGGTAGAGGTGGAGGAGGCGGTGGTGGATACGGTGGAGGAGGTGGTGGTGGTTATGGTGGTGGAGGTGGATACAACAGAAACGGTGGGGGTGGTGGAGGCTATGGCGGTGGAGGAGGTGGTTATGGTGGTGGCGGAAGTGGTGGATATGGTGGTGGAAGAGATCGTGGTTATGGAGGAGGTGGTGGTGATAGATATGGTGGcggaggtggtggtggtgataGATATGGCGGTGGAGGCGGTGGTGGGGGTAGATATGGTGGTGGAGGTGGTGGTGATAGAGGATATGGTGGTGGCGGCGGTGGTGGCTACTCTCGTGGTGGCGACGGGGGCAGTGGTGGAAACTGGAGGGACTAG